From one Catellatospora sp. IY07-71 genomic stretch:
- a CDS encoding OmpA family protein, with translation MANSERRFSPLVGVTVAVLGLAGVLAAQHLPVRERIQDDLTRRSEQALQAAGLSSVRVSFIGRDGTLQVATAADADRALAVVRALEGVRVAEAEVPAVAEPAPAPSASPTATAPAPTSPPEVTATVAGGGRITLSGRVPTETAKSRLVKAATDAAGAGMVDDQLTVDPSVTDKGLDGLGLLLAAVAKHSTDLTVQLRGDKIEVTGTVDTAATAQAVDAAAKAAGVTDVSIAVKVTEVEQALGDLKAVTFVDDKTVLTPAGRAALARAAQVLATTQVKVRIEGHTDSKGTAASNLTLSRARAKVVVDFLVKQGIAADRLTAVGYGETRPAVPNTTEANQAINRRVEFIVVQ, from the coding sequence ATGGCGAACAGTGAGCGCAGGTTCAGCCCGCTGGTCGGGGTGACCGTCGCGGTCCTCGGGCTGGCCGGTGTTCTCGCCGCCCAGCACCTGCCCGTGCGCGAGCGCATCCAGGACGACCTGACCCGCCGGTCCGAGCAGGCCCTGCAGGCCGCCGGGCTGTCCTCGGTGCGAGTGAGCTTCATCGGGCGCGACGGCACGCTCCAGGTCGCCACGGCGGCCGACGCCGACCGGGCGCTGGCCGTCGTGCGGGCGCTGGAGGGCGTACGCGTCGCCGAAGCCGAGGTCCCCGCCGTCGCGGAGCCGGCACCGGCTCCCTCGGCGTCACCCACGGCCACGGCCCCGGCGCCGACGTCCCCGCCGGAGGTCACCGCGACCGTCGCCGGTGGCGGGCGGATCACGCTGAGCGGCCGGGTGCCGACTGAGACGGCCAAGTCCAGGCTGGTCAAGGCGGCGACCGACGCCGCCGGCGCGGGCATGGTCGACGACCAGCTCACCGTCGACCCGTCGGTCACCGACAAGGGCCTGGACGGGCTCGGGCTGCTGCTGGCCGCGGTCGCCAAGCACTCCACCGACCTGACCGTGCAGCTGCGCGGGGACAAGATCGAGGTGACCGGCACCGTCGACACCGCGGCGACCGCGCAGGCGGTCGACGCGGCGGCCAAGGCGGCGGGCGTCACCGACGTCTCGATCGCCGTCAAGGTGACCGAGGTCGAGCAGGCGCTGGGTGATCTGAAGGCGGTGACCTTCGTCGACGACAAGACCGTGCTGACCCCGGCCGGGCGGGCGGCGCTGGCCCGCGCGGCGCAGGTGCTCGCCACGACGCAGGTCAAGGTGCGCATCGAGGGCCATACCGACAGCAAGGGTACGGCCGCGTCCAACCTGACGCTGAGCCGGGCGCGGGCCAAGGTCGTGGTGGACTTCCTGGTGAAGCAGGGCATCGCCGCGGACCGGCTGACCGCCGTAGGCTACGGCGAGACCCGTCCCGCGGTGCCGAACACGACCGAGGCCAACCAGGCGATCAACCGCCGGGTGGAGTTCATCGTCGTGCAGTGA
- a CDS encoding bifunctional diguanylate cyclase/phosphodiesterase, which translates to MVLLGVLFYAIRPWQVAIWAVLGLSGAAAIEYGVRRHRPREPLPWRLLAGALVLFVIGDTFSAVLNSDRLAPYEVPFVIDMCYLVMFVLMSAGLMGLARSGSPVRDRAGVLDAVTLLLALGLLAWMFLVEPRFRTPGLTALEQIAAVAYPLADLLLLAMVVRIVILARWSASVALLAAGSAGMFVSDNLHLFARLDGFWHIGGPLDVGWMLLYWGWGLAALLPSMVWLSEPGPAPTAELSSRRVVLLGLSSFIPPVVLLFQALRGPVRNAEAIALLCIAMFVLVLIRLVDAMRVHRHSLARERLLREAGAELVAATDVAQVTDVVRETATGLMPPHCPHRVVLAVDEDEAVPPGTAASPPRAAVVADPRALHPAHSAELAGFASVLSCPLAPANGTSGGRSIGTLLVGADENVLRTLQGAMEVLAVQAALALSRIMLNDEVNRRDSEAYFRALVHNTADVIMIVGNGDDIRYCSPSAAAMFGREALEGSHLLDLVVPEERERCAGYLLRVRQERRGETTDWTVWGFGNRRLQVEVSSRDLRDDPTVGGLVITLRDVTQRRRLERELTHRAFHDSLTGLANRALFIDRVTLAVDRARRNGAITGVLFIDLDDFKDVNDTLGHPVGDELLTAVAERLRGVLRPHDTAARLGGDEFAALIEDAAGTGAIEAVAEKVIRVLSAPVPVGDQVVPAGASVGVATTRHADDGDELLRHADLALYSAKGEGKGQWRRYQPALHEALVERLQLKADLDRAIAEEEFSLRFQPVVGLTGGGTVGLEALVRWEHPHRGTLGPGEFIGLAEESGLIVPIGTQVVRQALAMAARWPTHAGLGPYVSINISARQFRTPGVVVDLLRELDEAGLPANRLMLEIVESLLLHEEEEVWTDLADLREAGVRVAIDDFGTGYSSLSYLRQMALDVVKLDKSFVSEIAVSAQQRALVEGIVRLANTLGLEVIAEGIETQEQREILADIGCPYGQGYLFSKPLPAAEALRWLVDDLDRPTAD; encoded by the coding sequence ATGGTGCTGCTTGGCGTGCTGTTCTACGCCATCAGGCCGTGGCAGGTGGCGATCTGGGCTGTGCTCGGGCTGAGCGGCGCCGCCGCGATCGAGTACGGCGTGCGCCGCCACCGGCCGCGGGAGCCGCTGCCCTGGCGCCTGCTGGCGGGCGCGCTGGTGCTGTTCGTCATAGGCGACACCTTCTCGGCCGTGCTGAACAGCGACCGGCTCGCGCCGTACGAGGTCCCGTTCGTCATCGACATGTGCTATCTGGTCATGTTCGTGCTGATGAGTGCGGGTCTGATGGGACTGGCCCGGTCCGGCTCGCCGGTGCGCGACCGGGCCGGCGTGCTCGACGCGGTCACCCTCCTGCTCGCCCTGGGCCTGCTCGCGTGGATGTTCCTCGTCGAGCCGCGGTTCCGTACACCGGGATTGACCGCGCTGGAGCAGATAGCGGCCGTCGCCTACCCGCTCGCCGACCTGCTGCTGCTGGCGATGGTGGTGCGCATCGTGATCCTGGCCCGGTGGAGCGCGTCGGTGGCGCTGCTGGCGGCCGGCAGCGCCGGGATGTTCGTCAGCGACAACCTGCACCTGTTCGCCCGGCTCGACGGGTTCTGGCACATCGGCGGGCCGCTCGACGTCGGCTGGATGCTGCTGTACTGGGGCTGGGGCCTGGCCGCGCTGCTGCCGTCCATGGTCTGGCTGTCCGAGCCGGGGCCCGCGCCCACCGCCGAGCTGAGCAGCCGCCGGGTGGTGCTGCTCGGCCTGTCCTCGTTCATCCCCCCGGTCGTGCTGCTGTTCCAGGCGCTGCGCGGACCGGTGCGCAACGCCGAGGCCATCGCGCTGCTCTGCATCGCCATGTTCGTGCTGGTGCTGATCCGGCTGGTCGACGCGATGCGGGTGCACCGGCACTCGCTCGCCCGGGAGCGCCTGCTGCGCGAGGCCGGGGCCGAACTGGTCGCCGCGACCGACGTAGCACAGGTCACCGACGTGGTACGGGAGACCGCCACCGGGCTGATGCCCCCGCACTGCCCGCACCGCGTCGTGCTCGCCGTCGACGAGGACGAGGCAGTGCCTCCCGGCACCGCCGCGTCGCCGCCGCGAGCCGCGGTCGTGGCCGACCCCCGTGCGCTGCATCCGGCGCACTCCGCCGAGCTGGCCGGGTTCGCGTCGGTGCTGAGCTGCCCGCTCGCCCCGGCCAACGGCACCTCGGGCGGCCGGAGCATCGGCACGCTGCTCGTCGGGGCGGACGAGAACGTACTGCGTACGCTGCAGGGCGCGATGGAGGTGCTGGCCGTGCAGGCGGCCCTGGCGCTGTCCCGGATAATGCTCAACGACGAGGTGAACCGGCGCGACAGCGAGGCGTACTTCCGGGCGCTGGTGCACAACACCGCCGACGTCATCATGATCGTCGGGAACGGCGACGACATCCGCTACTGCAGCCCGTCGGCCGCGGCGATGTTCGGCCGCGAGGCCCTGGAGGGCAGCCACCTGCTCGACCTGGTGGTGCCGGAGGAGCGCGAGCGCTGCGCGGGCTACCTGCTGCGGGTCCGCCAGGAGCGGCGCGGCGAGACCACCGACTGGACCGTGTGGGGCTTCGGCAACCGGCGGCTGCAGGTCGAGGTCTCCAGCCGCGACCTGCGCGACGACCCGACCGTCGGCGGCCTCGTGATCACCCTGCGGGACGTCACCCAGCGACGGCGGCTGGAGCGCGAGCTGACCCACCGGGCCTTCCACGACTCGCTCACCGGGCTGGCCAACCGTGCGCTCTTCATCGACCGGGTCACCCTGGCGGTGGACCGGGCCCGGCGCAACGGCGCCATCACCGGCGTCCTCTTCATCGACCTCGACGACTTCAAGGACGTCAACGACACGCTCGGCCACCCGGTCGGCGACGAGCTGCTCACCGCCGTCGCCGAACGGCTCAGGGGGGTGCTCCGCCCGCACGACACCGCCGCCCGCCTGGGCGGCGACGAGTTCGCCGCGCTGATCGAGGACGCCGCGGGCACCGGCGCGATCGAGGCCGTCGCGGAGAAGGTGATCCGGGTGCTGTCCGCGCCCGTGCCCGTCGGCGACCAGGTCGTGCCCGCGGGCGCGAGCGTCGGGGTGGCCACCACCCGGCACGCCGACGACGGCGACGAGCTGTTGCGCCACGCCGACCTGGCGCTCTACTCCGCCAAGGGCGAGGGCAAGGGCCAGTGGCGGCGCTACCAGCCGGCCCTGCACGAGGCGCTCGTCGAGCGGCTGCAGCTGAAGGCCGACCTCGACCGGGCCATCGCCGAGGAGGAGTTCAGCCTGCGCTTCCAGCCCGTGGTCGGGCTGACCGGCGGCGGCACGGTCGGGCTGGAGGCGCTGGTGCGCTGGGAGCACCCGCACCGCGGCACGCTCGGGCCGGGCGAGTTCATCGGGCTGGCCGAGGAGTCCGGCCTCATCGTGCCCATCGGCACCCAGGTCGTCCGGCAGGCGCTGGCGATGGCCGCCCGGTGGCCGACGCACGCCGGGCTCGGGCCGTACGTCAGCATCAACATCTCGGCCCGGCAGTTCCGCACCCCCGGCGTCGTGGTCGACCTGCTGCGCGAACTCGACGAGGCCGGGCTGCCGGCCAACCGGCTCATGCTGGAGATCGTCGAGTCGCTGCTGCTGCACGAGGAGGAGGAGGTCTGGACCGACCTGGCCGACCTGCGCGAGGCGGGCGTGCGCGTGGCGATCGACGACTTCGGCACCGGCTACTCCTCGCTGAGCTACCTGCGGCAGATGGCGCTGGACGTGGTGAAGCTCGACAAGTCGTTCGTCAGCGAGATCGCGGTGTCCGCGCAGCAGCGGGCGCTGGTGGAGGGCATCGTCCGGCTGGCCAACACGCTCGGCCTGGAGGTCATCGCCGAGGGCATCGAGACGCAGGAGCAGCGCGAGATCCTCGCCGACATCGGCTGCCCGTACGGCCAGGGCTACCTGTTCAGCAAGCCGCTGCCCGCCGCCGAGGCGCTGCGCTGGCTGGTCGACGATCTCGACCGGCCCACCGCGGACTAG
- a CDS encoding sorbosone dehydrogenase family protein, translated as MKNRRFVITAVVTAVVLGGIGYASFRQAYSDGAPAGHPARPIRTLGAPLAGAPIVTEPRADGHLVSGADVHMESAELKLTGKDGKRSEHVCSEWEIWSIKPAERVWSTKCLDGPQLVHAHLGDGRFENSFAARRDLVADREYDLRVRYRDEDKAEADRWTPWGRRAFRTRPQLAPLPNAGTWHVRQDGYRVEEVAGGFQLPVHLAMVPGHNGDPDRPMFYVTELYGQIKVVRGDMTVGTYAKNLLNFDPRGTFPGTGEKGVTGIVVEPKTGDVFASVLYDKGGVHYPKVVRFSSRDGGLTASKQATVLDMPSEPQSAAHQISQLTIGPDGKLYVHMGDGMIASTAKDLNSFRGKILRVNLDGTAPEDNPFHDADDGITAADYVYASGFRNPFGGAWRADGSYYQVENGTAIDRLSRVDKGVDYGWDGTRDSMLKPKLYIWEPSTAPTSIAFIDPAVHHGSGFPQSKHGHMFVAESGPTFASGPQDNGKRIVEFTFDGGKVGKPRKLLEYNGTGKASVVGLAAGPDGLYFTALYPDADTSAPDAPGAKIYRVRYTGNS; from the coding sequence ATGAAGAACAGACGTTTCGTCATCACGGCTGTCGTCACCGCGGTCGTGCTGGGCGGCATCGGCTACGCGTCGTTCCGGCAGGCGTACAGCGACGGCGCCCCCGCCGGCCACCCCGCCCGGCCGATCCGCACGCTCGGCGCGCCCCTGGCCGGCGCGCCCATCGTCACCGAGCCGCGCGCCGACGGCCACCTGGTCAGCGGCGCCGACGTGCACATGGAGAGTGCTGAGCTGAAGCTGACCGGCAAGGACGGCAAGCGCTCCGAGCACGTGTGCTCCGAATGGGAGATCTGGTCGATCAAGCCGGCCGAGCGGGTCTGGTCCACCAAGTGCCTGGACGGGCCGCAGCTCGTGCACGCGCACCTGGGCGACGGGCGGTTCGAGAACTCCTTCGCCGCCCGCCGCGACCTGGTCGCCGACCGCGAGTACGACCTGCGCGTGCGCTACCGCGACGAGGACAAGGCCGAGGCCGACCGGTGGACCCCCTGGGGCAGACGGGCCTTCCGCACCCGCCCGCAGCTCGCGCCGCTGCCCAACGCGGGCACCTGGCACGTACGCCAGGACGGGTACCGGGTGGAGGAGGTGGCCGGCGGCTTCCAGCTGCCCGTGCACCTGGCGATGGTGCCCGGCCACAACGGGGACCCGGACCGCCCGATGTTCTACGTCACCGAGCTCTACGGCCAGATCAAGGTGGTCCGCGGTGACATGACCGTCGGGACGTACGCGAAGAATCTCTTGAACTTCGACCCGCGCGGCACCTTTCCCGGCACCGGGGAGAAGGGCGTCACCGGGATCGTGGTCGAGCCGAAGACCGGCGACGTGTTCGCCTCCGTGCTGTACGACAAGGGCGGCGTGCACTACCCGAAGGTGGTGCGCTTCTCCAGCCGCGACGGCGGTCTCACCGCCTCGAAGCAGGCCACGGTGCTGGACATGCCGAGCGAGCCGCAGTCGGCCGCGCACCAGATCTCCCAGCTCACCATCGGCCCGGACGGCAAGCTCTACGTGCACATGGGCGACGGCATGATCGCCAGCACGGCCAAGGACCTGAACAGCTTCCGGGGCAAGATCCTGCGGGTCAACCTGGACGGCACGGCGCCCGAGGACAACCCGTTCCACGACGCCGACGACGGCATCACCGCCGCCGACTACGTGTACGCGTCCGGCTTCCGCAACCCGTTCGGCGGCGCGTGGCGGGCCGACGGCAGCTACTACCAGGTGGAAAACGGCACCGCGATCGACCGGCTGTCCCGGGTCGACAAGGGCGTCGACTACGGCTGGGACGGCACCCGCGACAGCATGCTCAAGCCGAAGCTCTACATCTGGGAGCCGTCGACCGCGCCCACCTCGATCGCGTTCATCGACCCGGCGGTGCACCACGGCTCGGGCTTCCCGCAGAGCAAGCACGGCCACATGTTCGTGGCCGAGAGCGGCCCGACCTTCGCCAGCGGCCCGCAGGACAACGGCAAGCGCATCGTCGAGTTCACCTTCGACGGCGGCAAGGTCGGCAAGCCGAGGAAGCTGCTGGAGTACAACGGCACCGGCAAGGCCAGCGTGGTGGGCCTCGCCGCCGGACCCGACGGCCTCTACTTCACCGCCCTCTACCCCGACGCCGACACCTCGGCCCCCGACGCCCCCGGCGCCAAGATCTACCGAGTCCGCTACACCGGAAACTCCTAG
- a CDS encoding helix-hairpin-helix domain-containing protein: MAWFIGQSLLMILISFLLGLLVGWLIWSRRGKSNPDSSTTSEQPTAAVTPADDAPVPAAVVAPAPAESTAQAKPARKNGKKAAAAPADDQIEVQQHPVSLVAPIAKPAEPQPAAEPEVVAEPEVAPVAVAAEPDDSMEAIVERAEAAQSAGFAAEAAKLTPEEVVLVAAGDNLQRIEGIGPRMEAALTAAGLGTYAALAEADNDTLRNAIEAQGLKFAPALLTWARQARLLADGDEEALADLQRRLVAGRDTGRE, translated from the coding sequence GTGGCCTGGTTCATCGGCCAGTCGCTCCTCATGATCTTGATCTCGTTCCTGCTCGGCCTGCTGGTGGGCTGGCTTATCTGGAGCAGGCGCGGCAAGTCCAACCCCGACAGCAGCACCACGTCCGAGCAGCCCACCGCCGCCGTGACGCCGGCCGACGACGCGCCGGTCCCGGCCGCCGTCGTGGCCCCCGCGCCCGCCGAGAGCACGGCACAGGCCAAGCCGGCGCGCAAGAACGGCAAGAAGGCCGCCGCGGCGCCCGCCGACGACCAGATCGAGGTGCAGCAGCACCCGGTGTCGCTGGTCGCGCCGATCGCCAAGCCGGCCGAGCCGCAGCCCGCGGCCGAGCCGGAGGTCGTGGCCGAGCCGGAGGTCGCGCCGGTCGCCGTTGCCGCCGAGCCGGACGACTCGATGGAGGCCATCGTCGAGCGCGCCGAGGCGGCCCAGTCGGCCGGGTTCGCCGCCGAGGCCGCCAAGCTGACCCCCGAGGAGGTCGTGCTGGTCGCCGCGGGTGACAACCTGCAGCGCATCGAGGGCATCGGCCCGCGGATGGAGGCGGCGCTGACCGCGGCCGGGCTGGGCACGTACGCCGCGCTCGCCGAGGCGGACAACGACACCCTGCGCAATGCGATCGAGGCCCAGGGCCTGAAGTTCGCGCCCGCGCTGCTCACCTGGGCCCGCCAGGCCCGGCTGCTCGCCGACGGGGACGAGGAGGCGCTGGCCGACCTGCAGCGCCGCCTGGTCGCCGGGCGCGACACGGGACGGGAATGA
- a CDS encoding MaoC family dehydratase: MPTTVTHVRDLADAVGTFLGHSEWHEITQRQVDLFAEATWDDQWIHTDPERAATGPYGGTIAHGFLTMSLTPTLLAEIWRVDGTDMTVNQGLDSLRLRAPVPVGAQVRMGAELLSTRTRPKGFAEVVVRLTFESEHAGRRQRVATADLTILLREAAAVPR; the protein is encoded by the coding sequence GTGCCGACGACCGTGACACACGTACGCGACCTCGCCGACGCCGTCGGCACCTTCCTGGGACACAGCGAGTGGCACGAGATCACCCAGCGCCAGGTGGATCTCTTCGCCGAGGCGACCTGGGACGACCAGTGGATCCACACCGATCCCGAGCGCGCGGCGACCGGGCCCTACGGGGGCACCATCGCGCACGGCTTCCTGACCATGTCGCTGACGCCGACCCTGCTCGCCGAGATCTGGCGGGTCGACGGGACCGACATGACGGTGAACCAGGGGCTGGACAGCCTGCGGCTGCGCGCCCCGGTGCCGGTCGGCGCGCAGGTCCGGATGGGGGCCGAGCTGCTGTCCACGCGGACCCGCCCGAAGGGCTTCGCCGAGGTCGTGGTCCGGCTGACGTTCGAGTCGGAGCACGCCGGCCGGCGGCAGCGCGTGGCCACCGCCGACCTGACGATCCTGCTGCGGGAGGCGGCGGCCGTCCCGCGGTGA